The Electrophorus electricus isolate fEleEle1 chromosome 19, fEleEle1.pri, whole genome shotgun sequence genome has a segment encoding these proteins:
- the arrb2b gene encoding arrestin, beta 2b, which translates to MGDKAGTRVFKKSSPNCKLTVYLGKRDFVDHLDHVDPVDGVLLVDPEYLKDRKVFVTLTCAFRYGREDLDVLGLSFRKDLYMSTFQAFPPLPEERKPLSRLQERLLKKLGQHAHPFNFTIPQNLPCSVTLQPGPEDTGKACGVDFEIRAFCAKSVEEKIHKRNSVRLVIRKVQYAPEKPGPQPMVETTRSFLMSDRSLHLEASLDKELYYHGEPISVNVHVTNNSTKTVKRVKISVRQYADICLFSTAQYKCPVAQAEADDQVSPSSTFCKVYTLTPTLNNNREKRGLALDGKLKHEDTNLASSTIVKDISNKEVLGILVSYRVKVKLVVSRGGDVSVELPFVLMHPKPSEQPNSRPQSAVPETDAPVDTNLIEFETNNFSQDDDFVFEDFARLRLKGMKDDKDEDDHFC; encoded by the exons AGTCTTCAAGAAGTCCAGCCCTAACTGCAAG CTCACAGTATACTTGGGGAAAAGGGACTTTGTGGATCATCTAGATCATGTGGACCCAGTTG ACGGCGTACTGTTGGTTGACCCGGAATACCTTAAAGACAGAAAAG TGTTCGTGACTCTGACATGTGCCTTCCGCTATGGCCGTGAAGACCTGGACGTGCTGGGCCTGTCCTTCAGGAAAGACCTGTACATGTCCACCTTCCAGGCCTTTCCACCGCTGCCGGAGGAGCGCAAACCCCTGAGCCGCCTGCAGGAGCGGCTGCTCAAGAAGCTCGGCCAGCATGCGCACCCCTTCAACTTCACC ATTCCTCAGAATCTCCCGTGTTCAGTCACTTTACAGCCAGGACCAGAAGACACAggcaag GCGTGTGGTGTGGACTTTGAGATCAGAGCTTTCTGTGCCAAATCTGTGGAGGAGAAGATTCACAAAAG gAACTCGGTACGACTGGTAATCCGTAAGGTGCAGTATGCTCCTGAGAAGCCAGGCCCTCAGCCCATGGTGGAGACCACCCGGAGCTTCCTCATGTCTGACCGTTCCCTTCACCTGGAGGCCTCACTCGACAAAGAG ctcTACTACCACGGAGAACCCATCAGTGTCAACGTCCATGTCACCAACAACTCCACCAAAACTGTCAAACGAGTCAAAATCTCAG tgCGACAGTATGCCGATATCTGTCTGTTCAGCACTGCACAGTACAAATGCCCTGTGGCTCAGGCTGAGGCAGA TGATCAGGTGTCACCCAGCTCCACGTTCTGTAAGGTgtacacactcacccccacactcaacaacaacagagaaaagaggggTCTGGCCCTGGACGGCAAACTCAAACACGAGGACACCAATCTAGCCTCCAGCACCAT tgtgaagGACATATCCAATAAAGAAGTTCTGGGAATCTTGGTGTCCTATAGAGTCAAAGTTAAACTGGTTGTGTCCCGTGGAGG TGATGTGTCTGTGGAGCTCCCCTTTGTCCTAATGCACCCTAAACCCTCCGAGCAGCCCAACTCAAGACCGCagtcag CTGTGCCAGAGACAGATGCCCCTGTGGACACCAACCTGATAGAGTTTGAGACAAA TAATTTCTCTCAGGACGATGACTTTGTGTTTGAGGACTTTGCGCGGCTGAGGCTGAAGGGGATGAAGGATGATAAGGATGAGGATGACCACTTCTGCtaa